From a region of the Phragmites australis chromosome 21, lpPhrAust1.1, whole genome shotgun sequence genome:
- the LOC133903019 gene encoding uncharacterized protein LOC133903019 — translation MEALSGPARKRKDRDAAAGGSSPAEPAVGVGNRLLPGCLAHEFLSSGTVLGERLGPGAGAEASEAVLVQRGGARVPRVVNPAQLAAWAGR, via the coding sequence ATGGAAGCCCTGTCTGGGCCCGCGAGGAAGCGGAAGGACAGGGACGCGGCGGCCGGGGGCTCGAGTCCAGCCGAGCCGGCCGTCGGCGTCGGCAACAGGCTCCTGCCCGGGTGCCTCGCGCACGAGTTCCTCTCGTCCGGCACGGTCCTCGGCGAAAGACTCGGGCCCGGGGCAGGGGCGGAGGCGAGCGAGGCCGTGCTGGTGCAACGCGGCGGGGCCCGCGTGCCGAGGGTGGTGAACCCCGCGCAGCTCGCGGCGTGGGCGGGGAGGTGA